In Burkholderiales bacterium, the following are encoded in one genomic region:
- a CDS encoding prolipoprotein diacylglyceryl transferase, translating into MTIVHPEFDPIAIHLGPLAVRWYGLMYVVGFVAFLMLGRVRANRNLLTGWRPQDVDDMLFYGVFGVILGGRLGYVLFYKPLYYLAHPLEIAAVWQGGMSFHGGLLGVLVALWLYARRRGKRWLDVTDFVAPLVPLGLAAGRLGNFINGELWGRPTGANWGMVFPQVDALPRHPSQLYEFGLEGLALFAILWTFGGRPRPMGAVSGLFLAGYGVARFVVEYAREPDAFLGTLAFGLSMGQWLSVPMIAAGVIMMAWAYARAGKAHPTILDRMK; encoded by the coding sequence ATGACGATCGTCCATCCGGAATTCGATCCGATCGCGATCCACCTGGGACCGCTGGCGGTGCGCTGGTACGGGCTCATGTACGTGGTCGGGTTCGTGGCCTTCCTCATGCTCGGCCGCGTGCGCGCGAACCGCAACCTGCTGACCGGCTGGCGGCCGCAGGACGTCGACGACATGCTGTTCTACGGCGTGTTCGGCGTGATCCTCGGCGGCCGGCTCGGCTACGTCCTGTTCTACAAGCCGCTGTACTACCTCGCGCACCCGCTCGAGATCGCGGCGGTGTGGCAGGGCGGCATGAGTTTCCACGGCGGGCTCCTGGGCGTGCTGGTCGCGCTGTGGCTCTACGCGCGGCGGCGCGGCAAGCGCTGGCTCGACGTCACCGACTTCGTCGCGCCGCTCGTGCCGCTCGGGCTCGCGGCGGGCCGGCTCGGCAACTTCATCAACGGCGAGCTGTGGGGCCGTCCGACCGGCGCGAACTGGGGCATGGTGTTCCCGCAGGTCGACGCGCTGCCGCGCCATCCGTCGCAGCTCTACGAGTTCGGGCTCGAGGGACTCGCGCTGTTCGCGATCCTCTGGACCTTCGGCGGCCGCCCGCGGCCGATGGGCGCGGTGTCCGGCCTCTTCCTCGCGGGCTACGGCGTCGCGCGCTTCGTCGTCGAGTACGCGCGCGAGCCCGACGCGTTCCTCGGCACGCTCGCGTTCGGGCTCTCGATGGGCCAATGGCTGAGCGTGCCGATGATCGCGGCGGGCGTCATCATGATGGCGTGGGCGTACGCGCGCGCGGGGAAGGCGCATCCGACGATTCTCGACCGCATGAAGTAG
- a CDS encoding YbaK/EbsC family protein gives MSGALSPSARRVQDALEAKGLDCRIVEHAASSRTSAEAAALLGCAVAQIAKSLVFRRGDGAGAVLVVASGANRVDEAKIASILGEPIGRADAAFVREATGYAIGGIPPLGHATPMPVLVDRDLTAFEVVYAAGGTPNALFPIAPDDLVEASGGRVADVAQRG, from the coding sequence GTGAGCGGCGCGTTGTCGCCATCCGCCCGCCGCGTGCAGGACGCGCTCGAGGCGAAGGGTCTCGACTGCCGCATCGTCGAACACGCGGCGTCGTCGCGGACCTCGGCCGAGGCCGCGGCGCTCCTCGGATGCGCCGTGGCGCAGATCGCGAAGTCGCTCGTGTTCCGTCGCGGCGACGGCGCCGGCGCGGTCCTCGTGGTCGCGAGCGGAGCGAACCGCGTGGACGAGGCGAAGATCGCATCGATCCTGGGCGAGCCGATCGGCCGCGCCGACGCGGCGTTCGTGCGCGAGGCGACCGGCTACGCGATCGGCGGCATCCCGCCGCTCGGCCACGCGACGCCGATGCCGGTGCTGGTCGACCGTGACCTGACGGCCTTCGAGGTCGTCTACGCCGCCGGCGGAACGCCCAACGCCCTCTTTCCGATCGCGCCCGACGATCTCGTCGAGGCGAGCGGCGGGCGGGTCGCCGACGTCGCACAACGCGGCTAG
- a CDS encoding acetyl-CoA carboxylase biotin carboxyl carrier protein, protein MDLRKLKTLIDLVETSGIAELEIQEGEERVRITRSRPSAPAVHAAPAAPAPAVERSAAAPAGTVPNAEAPASLAPDGHLVKSPMVGTFYRSGSPGAKPFVEVGDTVKEGDALCIIEAMKLMNEIESDKAGVVKAILVENGQPVEFGQPLFVIA, encoded by the coding sequence ATGGACCTGCGCAAGCTCAAGACGCTGATCGACCTGGTCGAGACCTCGGGTATCGCGGAACTCGAGATTCAGGAAGGCGAGGAGCGCGTGCGAATCACGCGGTCCCGACCGTCGGCGCCGGCCGTCCATGCCGCGCCGGCAGCACCGGCTCCGGCCGTCGAGCGCAGCGCTGCTGCGCCGGCAGGAACGGTCCCGAACGCCGAAGCACCGGCCTCGCTCGCTCCCGACGGCCACCTGGTGAAGAGCCCGATGGTCGGAACGTTCTACCGCTCCGGCTCGCCCGGCGCGAAGCCGTTCGTCGAGGTCGGTGACACGGTGAAGGAGGGGGATGCGCTCTGCATCATCGAGGCGATGAAGCTCATGAACGAGATCGAATCCGACAAGGCGGGCGTCGTGAAGGCGATCCTCGTCGAGAACGGGCAGCCGGTCGAGTTCGGCCAGCCGCTGTTCGTGATCGCCTGA
- the ilvD gene encoding dihydroxy-acid dehydratase: protein MALNRRSRLITHGVARSPNRAMLRAVGFGDGDFEKPIVGVANGHSTMNPCNAGIQPLVDRAIGALFEAGAMPQVFGVPTVTDGIGMGTEGMKYSLVSREVIADAIETSVNGQCMDGMLIVGGCDKNMPAGAMAMARMNVPGIYVYAGTIKPGDWKGRALTIVSAFEAVGAFTAGTMSKEDYDGVERHACPSVGACGGMYTANTMSSSFEALGISLLGSSQMASPDAEKADSAAASAKVLVEAIRRDLKPRDIITRRSIENAVALVMATGGSTNAVLHYLAIAAAAGVEWTIDDFERVRKRVPVICDLKPSGQYVATDFHAAGGVPQVLKMLLAHGLVHGDCMTITGRTLGEELDRVPAEPRRDQQVIRPWSNPMYAQGHLAILKGNLAPEGCVAKITGLKSPAITGPARVFDSEPQCMEAILAKKIRAGDVIVIRYEGPKGGPGMQEMLAPTSALIGQGLGESVGLITDGRFSGGTWGMVVGHVAPEAQAGGLIALVHEGDSITIDAHRLLIQLNVDDAEIARRRAAWRPPAPRYTKGLLAKYAKLVSTATRGAITDGD, encoded by the coding sequence ATGGCGCTCAACCGACGTTCCCGCCTGATCACCCACGGCGTCGCCCGCTCGCCGAACCGCGCGATGCTGCGCGCCGTCGGCTTCGGCGACGGCGACTTCGAGAAGCCGATCGTCGGCGTGGCCAACGGACACTCGACGATGAACCCCTGCAACGCGGGCATCCAGCCGCTCGTCGACCGGGCGATCGGCGCGCTCTTTGAGGCCGGCGCGATGCCGCAGGTGTTCGGCGTGCCGACGGTGACCGACGGCATCGGGATGGGCACCGAAGGCATGAAGTACTCGCTCGTCTCGCGCGAGGTGATCGCCGACGCGATCGAAACGTCCGTGAACGGCCAGTGCATGGACGGCATGCTCATCGTCGGCGGCTGCGACAAGAACATGCCGGCCGGCGCGATGGCGATGGCGCGCATGAACGTGCCCGGCATCTACGTGTACGCCGGCACGATCAAGCCCGGCGACTGGAAGGGCCGCGCGCTCACCATCGTCTCGGCCTTCGAGGCGGTCGGCGCGTTCACCGCCGGCACGATGTCGAAGGAGGACTACGACGGCGTCGAGCGTCACGCCTGCCCGTCGGTGGGCGCGTGCGGCGGCATGTACACGGCGAACACGATGAGTTCGTCGTTCGAGGCGCTCGGCATCTCGCTCCTCGGCAGCTCGCAGATGGCCTCGCCCGACGCCGAGAAGGCGGACTCGGCGGCGGCGTCCGCGAAGGTGCTGGTCGAGGCGATCCGGCGCGACCTGAAGCCGCGCGACATCATCACGCGACGCTCGATCGAGAACGCGGTCGCGCTCGTGATGGCGACCGGCGGGTCGACCAACGCGGTGCTGCACTACCTCGCGATCGCCGCGGCCGCGGGCGTCGAGTGGACGATCGACGACTTCGAGCGCGTGCGCAAGCGCGTCCCGGTGATCTGCGACCTCAAGCCCTCGGGACAGTACGTGGCGACCGACTTCCACGCCGCCGGCGGCGTGCCGCAGGTGCTGAAGATGCTGCTCGCGCACGGCCTCGTCCACGGCGACTGCATGACGATCACCGGCAGAACGCTCGGCGAGGAACTCGATCGGGTGCCCGCCGAGCCGCGGCGCGACCAGCAGGTGATCCGCCCGTGGTCGAACCCGATGTACGCGCAGGGCCACCTCGCGATCCTCAAGGGCAATCTCGCGCCCGAGGGCTGCGTGGCGAAGATCACCGGCCTCAAGAGCCCGGCGATCACCGGGCCCGCGCGCGTGTTCGACTCGGAGCCGCAGTGCATGGAGGCGATACTCGCGAAGAAGATCCGCGCGGGCGACGTGATCGTGATCCGCTACGAGGGCCCGAAGGGCGGCCCGGGCATGCAGGAGATGCTCGCGCCCACCTCGGCGCTGATCGGCCAGGGCCTGGGCGAGTCGGTCGGGCTCATCACCGACGGACGCTTCTCCGGCGGCACCTGGGGCATGGTCGTCGGCCACGTCGCGCCCGAGGCGCAGGCCGGTGGTCTCATCGCGCTCGTGCACGAAGGCGACTCGATCACCATCGACGCGCACCGACTGCTGATCCAGTTGAACGTCGACGACGCGGAGATCGCGCGGCGGCGCGCAGCGTGGCGCCCGCCGGCGCCGCGCTACACGAAGGGGCTGCTCGCGAAGTACGCGAAGCTCGTGTCGACCGCGACCCGCGGCGCCATCACCGACGGAGACTGA
- a CDS encoding divalent-cation tolerance protein CutA → MAAAAILVLTSLPDADTARRLARGLIEARLAACVQVGAPVESLYHWQGRLETANEIPLVIKTTAAAWPALLAAIRERHPYELPEIVAVPIIDGLPGYLDWIDAQTRPE, encoded by the coding sequence TTGGCGGCCGCGGCGATCCTGGTGCTGACGAGCCTGCCCGATGCGGACACCGCGCGTCGTCTTGCGCGGGGGTTGATCGAAGCGAGGCTCGCGGCCTGCGTGCAGGTCGGCGCGCCCGTCGAGTCACTTTATCACTGGCAGGGCAGGCTCGAAACGGCGAACGAGATCCCGCTCGTCATCAAGACCACCGCCGCGGCCTGGCCGGCCCTCCTGGCCGCGATCCGTGAACGCCACCCCTACGAACTTCCCGAGATCGTCGCGGTCCCCATCATCGATGGCTTGCCCGGATACCTCGACTGGATCGACGCGCAGACCCGCCCGGAGTGA
- a CDS encoding FxsA family protein has translation MRFLAAAIVLSFPVLDLLATTRFARWSGLSVWIWLAVGLFAGLALLRNERVAFHARTVAAMHGEASILRELLDSGRKVLAGFLFLLPGVVSDLAALGLLLLPINTGLRTQSVARSGAIDGDYRRLD, from the coding sequence ATGCGCTTTCTCGCCGCTGCGATTGTACTGAGTTTCCCGGTCCTCGATCTCCTCGCGACCACGCGCTTCGCGCGCTGGTCCGGCCTCTCGGTCTGGATCTGGCTCGCGGTCGGACTCTTCGCCGGTCTCGCGCTGCTGCGCAACGAACGCGTCGCGTTCCACGCCCGCACGGTGGCGGCGATGCACGGCGAGGCGTCGATCCTGCGCGAACTCCTGGACAGCGGGCGCAAGGTCCTCGCAGGCTTCCTCTTCCTCCTGCCGGGCGTCGTGAGCGACCTCGCCGCGCTGGGACTTTTGCTCCTTCCGATCAACACCGGGCTGCGCACGCAGTCGGTGGCGCGCAGCGGGGCGATCGACGGCGACTATCGCCGGCTCGACTGA
- a CDS encoding adenosylhomocysteinase: MNAPNERAVKDFHVADLALADWGRKEIAIAETEMPGLMAIREEFSPQQPLRGARVAGSLHMTIQTAVLIETLQALGADVRWASCNIYSTQDHAAAAIAARGTPVFAVKGETLDEYWAYTHRIFEWGGHPDAGGVPNMILDDGGDATLLVHLGAQAESDPASITHPASDEERALFASIKARLATDPTFYSRCKAAIRGVTEETTTGVKRLYQMAKEGKLGFPAINVNDSVTKSKFDNLYGCRESLVDGIKRATDVMVAGKVAVVAGYGDVGKGSAQALRALAAQVWITEIDPICALQAAMEGFRVVTMDDACDKADIFVTATGNIDVITVEHMKRMKNNAIVCNIGHFDNEIDVAGLKGMRWENIKPQVDHVIFPDGKRIILLAEGRLVNLGCATGHPSYVMSSSFANQVMAQIELWTSARENDGRYPVGVYVLPKHLDEKVARLQLSKLGAKLTELSDRQARYIGVHRRGPYKPDHYRY; this comes from the coding sequence ATGAACGCACCGAACGAACGCGCCGTGAAGGATTTCCACGTCGCCGATCTCGCGCTGGCCGACTGGGGCCGCAAGGAGATCGCGATCGCGGAAACCGAGATGCCCGGCTTGATGGCCATCCGCGAGGAATTCTCGCCGCAGCAGCCGCTGCGCGGCGCGCGCGTCGCGGGGTCGCTGCACATGACGATCCAGACCGCGGTGCTGATCGAGACGCTGCAGGCCCTCGGCGCCGACGTGCGCTGGGCCTCCTGCAACATCTACTCGACGCAGGACCACGCGGCCGCCGCGATCGCCGCGCGCGGCACGCCGGTGTTCGCGGTCAAGGGCGAGACGCTCGACGAGTACTGGGCGTACACGCACCGCATCTTCGAATGGGGGGGTCACCCCGATGCGGGCGGCGTGCCGAACATGATCCTCGACGACGGCGGCGACGCCACGCTGCTCGTGCACCTGGGCGCGCAGGCCGAGAGCGATCCTGCCTCGATCACGCACCCGGCGAGCGACGAGGAGCGCGCGCTGTTCGCGTCGATCAAGGCCAGGCTCGCGACCGACCCGACGTTCTACTCGCGCTGCAAGGCGGCGATCCGCGGCGTCACCGAGGAGACGACGACCGGCGTCAAGCGCCTCTACCAGATGGCGAAGGAGGGGAAGCTGGGCTTTCCGGCGATCAACGTCAACGACTCGGTCACCAAGTCCAAGTTCGACAACCTCTACGGCTGCCGCGAATCGCTGGTCGACGGCATCAAGCGCGCGACCGACGTGATGGTCGCCGGCAAGGTCGCCGTCGTCGCGGGCTACGGCGACGTCGGCAAGGGCAGCGCGCAGGCGCTGCGCGCGCTCGCGGCGCAGGTGTGGATCACCGAGATCGACCCGATCTGCGCGCTGCAGGCGGCGATGGAGGGATTCCGCGTGGTGACGATGGACGACGCCTGCGACAAGGCCGACATCTTCGTGACCGCGACCGGCAACATCGACGTGATCACGGTCGAGCACATGAAGCGGATGAAGAACAACGCGATCGTGTGCAACATCGGCCACTTCGACAACGAGATCGACGTCGCGGGCCTCAAGGGCATGAGGTGGGAGAACATCAAGCCGCAGGTCGACCACGTGATCTTCCCCGACGGCAAGCGGATCATCCTGCTCGCCGAGGGGCGGCTCGTGAACCTCGGCTGCGCGACCGGGCATCCGTCCTACGTCATGTCGAGCTCGTTCGCGAACCAGGTGATGGCGCAGATCGAGTTGTGGACGAGCGCGCGCGAGAACGACGGCCGCTATCCGGTCGGCGTCTACGTGCTGCCGAAGCATCTCGACGAGAAGGTCGCGCGGTTGCAGCTCTCGAAGCTCGGCGCGAAGCTGACCGAACTCTCCGACCGGCAGGCGCGCTACATCGGCGTGCACCGGCGCGGTCCGTACAAGCCGGACCACTACCGGTACTGA
- a CDS encoding DMT family transporter, with protein MSPSPTSRALPYGALVLTSALWATSSVTARGLLDTLAPAWLSALRWAVVLLALAPVAWRDRRAIADAFRRHFGSLALFALVGFAPQTWLVYVGLAGSSAINLALLNSAIPVLIVAVAALLHRRKPSALELAGIAISLAGVLVIVARGRPETLAALAVNGHDLLMLVGMGVWAWYTVRLARRDDALPFASFMFAAGLIGLALIVPAVAWEAATQRIALPGAGAAAGVVYLGVLPTIAAMTLLAYGIRRVGPVQAGLFTHLVPVFAALLATIFLGETLHVFHAAGFALVAGGAILGCLRPERDGADPSLPLPLAAGATPSSCAAGRSATAA; from the coding sequence ATGTCCCCCTCCCCGACGTCGCGCGCGCTGCCTTACGGGGCGCTCGTGCTCACCTCCGCGCTGTGGGCGACCAGTTCGGTCACGGCCCGCGGCCTGCTCGACACGCTCGCCCCGGCATGGCTTTCCGCCCTGCGCTGGGCCGTCGTGCTGCTGGCGCTCGCGCCTGTCGCGTGGCGCGACCGGCGTGCGATCGCCGACGCGTTTCGACGGCACTTCGGTTCGCTCGCGCTCTTCGCGCTCGTCGGATTCGCGCCGCAGACCTGGCTCGTCTACGTCGGCCTCGCCGGCTCGTCGGCGATCAACCTGGCGCTGCTCAACTCGGCGATCCCGGTGCTGATCGTGGCGGTCGCGGCGCTGCTCCACCGCCGCAAGCCGAGCGCGCTCGAACTCGCGGGCATCGCGATCTCGCTCGCGGGCGTGCTCGTCATCGTGGCGCGCGGGCGGCCGGAGACGCTCGCCGCGCTCGCCGTGAACGGCCACGACCTGCTGATGCTCGTCGGCATGGGCGTGTGGGCCTGGTACACGGTGCGGCTCGCGCGCCGCGACGACGCCCTGCCGTTTGCGTCGTTCATGTTCGCCGCGGGGCTCATCGGTCTCGCGCTGATCGTGCCGGCGGTCGCGTGGGAGGCGGCGACGCAGCGCATCGCGCTGCCGGGCGCGGGCGCCGCCGCGGGTGTCGTCTACCTGGGCGTGCTGCCGACGATCGCCGCGATGACCTTGCTCGCCTACGGCATCCGCCGCGTCGGGCCGGTGCAGGCCGGCCTGTTCACCCACCTCGTCCCGGTGTTCGCCGCGCTCCTCGCGACGATCTTCCTCGGCGAAACCCTGCACGTCTTCCACGCGGCCGGCTTCGCGCTGGTCGCCGGCGGCGCGATCCTGGGCTGCCTGCGGCCGGAGCGCGACGGCGCGGATCCTTCGCTCCCGCTCCCGCTCGCGGCCGGCGCAACACCGTCGTCCTGCGCCGCGGGCCGGTCCGCCACCGCGGCGTAG
- the accC gene encoding acetyl-CoA carboxylase biotin carboxylase subunit translates to MPPPKSDKLFDKILIANRGEIALRVQRACRELGIKTVVVHSEADRDAKYVRLADESVCIGPPPSAQSYLNIPAIIAAAEVTDAQAIHPGYGFLSENADFAEKVERSGFVFIGPRADTIRLMGDKVSAKAAMTKAGVPCVPGSEGALPEDPKEIVRIARAIGYPVIVKAAGGGGGRGMRVVHTEAALNSAVSLTRSEAQAAFGNPTVYMEKFLTTPRHIEIQVLADEHKNAVWLGERDCSMQRRHQKIIEEAPAPGIAPRLVTRIGDRCADACRKIGYRGAGTFEFLFQDDEFFFIEMNTRVQVEHPVTEATTGIDIVQQQIRIAAGQKLAFRQRDIVRKGHAIECRINAEDPYTFVPSPGRITNYHAPGGPGIRVDSHVYANYVVPPYYDSMVGKVIAYGDSRDQAIARMRIALSEMAVEGIRTNIPLHQELLIDEKFLRGGTSIHYLEEKIAKRTGGK, encoded by the coding sequence GTGCCTCCTCCCAAGTCCGACAAGCTCTTCGACAAGATCCTGATCGCCAACCGCGGCGAGATCGCGCTGCGCGTGCAGCGCGCGTGCCGCGAACTCGGCATCAAGACCGTGGTGGTGCACTCGGAGGCCGATCGCGACGCGAAGTACGTGCGGCTCGCCGACGAGTCGGTGTGCATCGGCCCGCCGCCGTCGGCGCAGAGCTACCTCAACATCCCGGCGATCATCGCGGCGGCCGAGGTCACCGACGCGCAGGCGATCCATCCCGGGTACGGGTTCCTCTCCGAGAACGCGGATTTCGCCGAGAAGGTCGAGCGCTCGGGCTTCGTGTTCATCGGCCCGCGCGCCGACACGATCCGCCTGATGGGCGACAAGGTGAGCGCCAAGGCCGCGATGACCAAGGCCGGCGTGCCCTGCGTGCCGGGCTCGGAGGGCGCGCTGCCCGAGGACCCGAAGGAGATCGTGAGGATCGCGCGCGCGATCGGCTATCCGGTGATCGTCAAGGCGGCGGGCGGCGGCGGCGGGCGCGGCATGCGCGTCGTGCACACCGAGGCCGCGCTCAACTCCGCGGTGTCGCTCACGCGCTCGGAAGCGCAGGCGGCGTTCGGCAATCCGACCGTGTACATGGAGAAGTTCCTGACGACGCCGCGGCACATCGAGATCCAGGTGCTCGCCGACGAGCACAAGAACGCGGTCTGGCTGGGCGAGCGCGACTGCTCGATGCAGCGCCGCCACCAGAAGATCATCGAGGAGGCGCCGGCGCCCGGCATCGCCCCGCGGCTCGTCACGCGCATCGGCGACCGCTGCGCCGACGCCTGCCGCAAGATCGGTTACCGCGGCGCGGGCACGTTCGAGTTCCTGTTCCAGGACGACGAGTTCTTCTTCATCGAGATGAACACGCGGGTGCAGGTCGAGCACCCGGTGACCGAGGCGACCACGGGCATCGACATCGTGCAGCAGCAGATCCGCATCGCGGCCGGCCAGAAGCTCGCGTTCCGCCAGCGCGACATCGTGCGCAAGGGCCACGCGATCGAATGCCGGATCAACGCCGAGGATCCGTACACGTTCGTGCCCTCGCCCGGCCGCATCACGAACTACCACGCGCCCGGCGGCCCCGGCATCCGCGTCGACTCGCACGTCTACGCGAACTACGTGGTGCCGCCGTACTACGACTCGATGGTCGGCAAGGTGATCGCGTACGGCGACTCCCGCGACCAGGCGATCGCGCGCATGAGGATCGCGCTCTCCGAGATGGC
- a CDS encoding TlpA family protein disulfide reductase yields the protein MTSLASRTLVIVCAVVALVAGVWYAWSTLGGGSSAVGQSAAALVGTTLPDPDGKDHPLSQWKGKVLVVNFWATWCAPCREEMPMFMRFQRELGPKGLQFVGIAVDQPDKVKQFAGELQLNYPALIGGYGAMELSKVMGNSVMALPFTVIVDREGRVAHTQLGALKETQLATILKQLL from the coding sequence ATGACAAGCCTGGCATCCCGAACGCTCGTCATCGTCTGTGCGGTCGTCGCGCTCGTCGCAGGCGTCTGGTACGCGTGGTCCACACTCGGCGGAGGCTCGTCCGCGGTCGGACAGTCCGCCGCGGCGCTCGTCGGGACGACGCTGCCCGATCCGGACGGCAAGGACCACCCGCTGTCGCAGTGGAAGGGCAAGGTGCTGGTGGTCAATTTCTGGGCGACCTGGTGCGCGCCGTGCCGCGAAGAGATGCCGATGTTCATGCGGTTCCAGCGGGAACTCGGCCCCAAAGGCCTGCAATTCGTCGGCATCGCCGTCGATCAACCCGACAAAGTGAAGCAATTCGCGGGTGAGCTCCAGCTGAACTACCCAGCGCTGATCGGCGGCTATGGCGCCATGGAGCTGTCCAAGGTGATGGGAAACTCCGTCATGGCGCTGCCGTTCACGGTCATCGTGGACCGGGAGGGCCGGGTGGCGCACACGCAGCTCGGTGCGTTGAAAGAGACTCAACTAGCGACTATCCTGAAGCAACTTCTGTGA
- a CDS encoding LysR family transcriptional regulator → MELRHLRYFVAVGDAQNIGRAALALHIAQPPLSRAIRGFEEELGVELFRRSARGVTLTRAGAALLPEARRLLRDAETLRQNARQYAAGEAGTLAIGFVSTASYNVLPGIVPAFRARRPGVRLVLREATSDVQVPALVAGDLDVGFVTAGPLPRELAYAPLHREPLIAALPARRRWPSRVSLRRLARETFILFPREVAPVWHDAILAFCRTAGFSPQVGQEAIQMQTIVSLVAGGMGVSLVPASLGRLRRDGVVYRRLAERSPGVETGLAWRAADDAPLTRAFVAQAHEASAHPSSR, encoded by the coding sequence ATGGAGCTGCGCCACCTGCGTTATTTCGTCGCGGTCGGCGACGCGCAGAACATCGGCCGCGCGGCACTCGCGCTGCACATCGCGCAGCCGCCGCTGTCGCGCGCGATCCGGGGGTTCGAGGAGGAACTGGGCGTCGAACTCTTCCGCCGCAGCGCACGCGGGGTCACGTTGACCCGCGCGGGCGCGGCGCTGCTGCCCGAGGCGCGGCGGCTGCTGCGCGACGCCGAGACGCTGCGCCAGAACGCGCGCCAGTACGCCGCCGGCGAGGCGGGCACGCTCGCCATCGGTTTCGTCAGCACGGCGTCGTACAACGTGCTCCCGGGCATCGTGCCGGCGTTTCGCGCCCGGCGACCGGGCGTGCGCCTCGTGCTGCGCGAGGCGACGTCGGATGTCCAGGTGCCCGCGCTCGTCGCCGGCGACCTCGACGTCGGCTTCGTGACCGCCGGGCCGCTGCCCCGGGAACTCGCCTACGCGCCGCTCCACCGGGAGCCGCTGATCGCCGCGCTGCCGGCGCGACGACGCTGGCCGTCCCGGGTGTCGCTGCGCCGCCTGGCGCGCGAGACGTTCATCCTGTTCCCGCGCGAGGTCGCGCCGGTCTGGCACGACGCGATCCTCGCCTTCTGCCGAACGGCGGGGTTCTCGCCGCAGGTCGGACAGGAGGCGATCCAGATGCAGACGATCGTGAGCCTCGTGGCGGGCGGGATGGGCGTGTCGCTGGTCCCCGCCTCGCTCGGCCGCCTCCGGCGCGACGGTGTGGTATACCGCCGGCTGGCGGAACGCAGCCCCGGCGTCGAGACCGGGCTCGCGTGGCGCGCCGCGGACGACGCGCCGCTCACGCGCGCGTTCGTGGCGCAGGCGCACGAGGCTTCCGCGCACCCTTCGAGCCGATGA
- a CDS encoding phage holin family protein, whose product MFRYHVVVAWLINAIALFVLPWVFPWVQVDSMVTALLAALVLGLVNALVRPLFILLTLPATILTLGLFIFVINGLLFWMVGSWFEGFRVSGFWSGFFGAIVYSLISMAISALVMPRRSMPPADRR is encoded by the coding sequence ATGTTCCGTTACCACGTCGTCGTCGCCTGGCTCATCAACGCGATCGCGCTGTTCGTGCTGCCCTGGGTCTTCCCGTGGGTGCAGGTGGACTCGATGGTCACGGCGCTCCTCGCCGCGCTCGTGCTCGGCCTCGTCAACGCGCTCGTCCGCCCGCTCTTCATCCTGCTCACGCTGCCGGCGACGATCCTCACGCTCGGACTCTTCATCTTCGTGATCAACGGGTTGCTGTTCTGGATGGTGGGCTCGTGGTTCGAGGGCTTCCGCGTGTCGGGGTTCTGGTCCGGCTTCTTCGGGGCGATCGTCTACAGCCTGATCTCGATGGCGATCTCCGCGCTGGTGATGCCGCGGCGGAGCATGCCGCCGGCCGACCGCCGATGA
- the metF gene encoding methylenetetrahydrofolate reductase [NAD(P)H] yields the protein MSARPFSLEYFPPRTPDGVAKLRAARAALATLKPAFCSVTFGAGGSTREGTLETVLEIRGEGVPAAPHLSCIGSTRENIAAVLAQYRAHGIRHLVALRGDLPSGTLDAGEFRYANELVAFIRRETGDWFHIDVAAYPEMHPQALSPMRDLENFKRKIDAGANSAITQYFYNADAYFRFVDDCRALGIDAPIVPGVMPIASASKLARFSDACGAEIPRWIRRRLEGFGDDTASIRAFGLDVVTDLCATLLARGAPGLHFYTLNQASLTAALWRRLKLGSEP from the coding sequence ATGAGCGCGCGCCCGTTCAGCCTCGAATACTTCCCGCCGCGCACGCCGGACGGCGTCGCGAAGCTGCGCGCCGCCCGCGCGGCGCTCGCGACGCTGAAGCCCGCGTTCTGCTCGGTCACCTTCGGCGCGGGCGGGTCGACGCGCGAGGGCACGCTCGAGACGGTGCTCGAGATCCGCGGCGAGGGGGTGCCCGCGGCCCCGCACCTCTCGTGCATCGGCTCGACGCGCGAGAACATCGCCGCGGTCCTCGCGCAGTACCGCGCACACGGCATTCGCCATCTGGTCGCGCTGCGCGGCGACCTGCCGTCGGGCACGCTCGACGCGGGCGAGTTCCGCTACGCGAACGAGCTGGTCGCGTTCATCCGGCGCGAGACCGGCGACTGGTTCCACATCGACGTCGCCGCCTACCCGGAGATGCACCCGCAGGCGCTCTCGCCCATGCGCGACCTCGAGAACTTCAAGCGCAAGATCGACGCGGGCGCGAACTCCGCGATCACGCAGTATTTCTACAACGCGGACGCCTACTTCCGGTTCGTCGACGATTGCCGCGCGCTCGGCATCGACGCGCCGATCGTTCCGGGCGTCATGCCGATCGCGAGCGCGTCGAAGCTCGCGCGCTTCTCGGATGCCTGCGGCGCCGAGATCCCGCGCTGGATCCGCCGCCGGCTGGAGGGCTTCGGCGACGACACCGCGTCGATCCGCGCCTTCGGCCTCGACGTGGTCACCGACCTGTGCGCGACGCTCCTCGCGCGCGGCGCGCCCGGACTGCACTTCTACACGCTGAACCAGGCGTCGCTCACCGCCGCCCTCTGGCGAAGGCTGAAGCTGGGGTCGGAGCCGTAG